From the Papaver somniferum cultivar HN1 chromosome 2, ASM357369v1, whole genome shotgun sequence genome, the window ctatgtcccgtggtttttctgcatttgcggtttcctcgttaacaaaacttctggtgtctgtgttatttcttttttcgcattatatttgttatctttataattgaaatatcacaggttgtgcgtttatcaatcatagtagatacatccgacatagtttgttggatacgacttgattgattcttggatattggtctttggtaccgtccaagtaatctctttgtgattaggttcacggatttgtttCTGTAAATCTAATCGCAAGAAagggagatataactctagatattatttcttgattgagtttaactctcggatTTATattgattttgtccatacaggttgactaagaaaaaaagtggtggtgtattttggcacCCCGCGTTTTCATGTATCGAACACAAGCTTGAAGCTTAAAACTTTTAGGACATTTGTAATGTATATTACGGAAGACCAAGTCTAATTGGTGTCTTCCAAGCTCCTTTCCGCAGCTAATAGACCCCACATATCAAGAACAAAAAAGGTGATGTATTTGAATAGgtttttaaatatttttgattttttagtGGATGTTTGGACTTTCAATATCTTAATatatcaaaaatatatatattaaaaaacaaTTAGAAAACCTGATTTCTCATCAAAAGTTATCAATTTTGTTAGATTTTAAGAAAGTTTTCGTCGGACGCCAAATGAATTGATGCCAATTGAAATTGCATTTTCTAACAAATCGATGGCCGTTTGGGTTGCTGACTTGCTGCTTTATCTTAGATTGTAAACTGCATCTTGAGGTACCTTGGAATATGTCTTTGAAAAAGTATAAAAAATCCAACTTAGGAGTCATTACACTTGGTATGCTTTTTTCAAGTTTAGGATAACGTGAATAACATCATAAGACTTGTTCTTATATGAAATTTTGAAGTAGTGCCAATAACTTCTTTTTTTCATGAAGCATGAGAAAAATAGAAAGAACGGACTAAAGTGCTATTACACGTGGGTATtttatacccacaaaatcattaaATAGAATTTGGTTAATAAATTGGGGGATAGTCTGGTCCCGGACTGATGTTGATAAGTTTCCTGCTTGACTTTCAGCTGCCGCCTAGTTTGCCTGACCATCTGCTGCTTGATTCCCTTTTCTATAGTTGTGTTGTATTGTACAGTGAGGAATTTGTcgcattttttgttttatttcaatAATCATTTCTGCAACATACCATGGAGCTTCAAGTTCTTTTTTAATGAAGCACATCAAATTTTCTGAATCTGTCTCAAAGATAACTTTTGGCCATTGTCTCTCCATTTCCGTCCTTGAAGCTAGCAAAATCGCCCACGTTTCAGCTATTAACGCCGTAGTTATACATAGTGGTTGTGCTAGAGCCATCACAGTTTGAGTCGTCGAATCCCTGCAAATAAAACCTGCTCCCGCCATTCCCGGATGTCCTCTAGCGGCCCCATCCGTGTTGATCTTTAGCCAATCCTGTTCTGGTCTAATCCATCCTGCTAATATCGTTGTTATTGCTCTGATATTTGTTAGGGGGGGAGGGGTGCTCTGGCTGGTGTATCCGCAGGTAAAGTTGGGGGTAAAACTTTTTTTCCCATTGGAACTCTTGCTATTGTTGCAGGGTAAGTGCCAAGATATTGTCTGGGGTTGTGTGATGTTGTTTGAAAACTAAATCATTTTTAGACGTCCAAATGTTCCAGAAGAGAAAACGACAAGCTGATATATAACGGACATGGCTATCGTTTTGTAGAATTTGGGTAATGGATGTTTGATTATTTATAGTGATGTGAGAGTTGATGTTGGGTTGGTTTGTTGATGGACGAGATAAAAGTATATTCCAGAATGCTGCTGATATTGGGCAGTGAATAAACATGTGCTCCGCTGTTTTTGGTTCGGCGACGAGGGCATTGGGATGTTGATGATAACTAGTTGTCTAGTTCAATTAATCTAAGGGTATATTAATTTATAttccctacttttgacacccaataaatatatccttatacaacaataaatatgtccctactttttaataaccttatccatttaaaattagtttcccttaataccctcactcatataatatttttctttattttaaaatgcaacaaatttcttcctctaccacttcaccaccaccactagcaccaccaccaccaacattcaattaCCATTCCACCACTACCGTttaacaaccaccaccaccactaatattctaccaccactccttcaccaccaccattacaccactagtcctccaccaccaccagttcgtCGTCGCTactaccactgccaccaccaccactggttcagatatttttatatcaacaacaatagttgatccaaataaaaatagaaccaacagtagaagttgatccaatttaggggatcaacaatggtagttgatccaaaaaaaaggatcaacagtagaagttgatccatgtaaatagagtgaacttggcgtgagtcgaacacgcatcatctgacatgaagtcaatcatgctaccattgcaccacaagttcaacattggaagaaatttacatgatttaaactacaaagcatgatttaaactacaagcatgattgtACTTATCCAAGGAatgttgtcaacaataggagttgaaaggatcaacaacagtagttgatcccataaaaaattgggtcaacaacagaagttgatcccatagatggatcaacaaccatagttgatcccataaaaacttgggtcaacaacatgagttgatcccataaaatggatcaacaacaacaattaatcccataaaaacataaACACCAGTCAAAGCAACATTTATCACTGCCCTAACATCCACCACAACTGCCGCAAAACAcaaacaacaaccactacaactataccttccaccaccatcaaaaacatCCAACACGAATACAAGTATGATACTGTCATTACCACCAACCTAAAAAAAGgtgtcaacaacagtagttgatcccatttaGGGGATTAACAACAATAGTTTATCCaataaaaattgggtcaacaataggagttgatccaataaacgggatcaacaacagtagttgatccactaAAAACTGAAGTAATTAGGTTACTGAAAGGAAAATTGTTATACCTGGAACACCATCAACATATTGAACTCGATCTCGAACACAGATTCAAACCTCCATTAAAATAGCACCAATAGTTCCCATCACCAACTGTGACccaaatcaaacacaaacttcATCTTCTTTGCTAATCTAACTCGATCTCAATCCTAAATTTCATCttaggaaccctaatttcacatTCCATTCTTCAATCTCTCAGTTTAGATTTCACAACAGCAGAACATATTAACCTTAATAGATCTGTAGATAGCGGTTGCGGAGGTAACAGAGGTGATGGTGCTAGTTTTGGTGGAGGAACTCGAGATTTTTCGTGATGGAAGTAGATAGAGATGGTGATAGTGCCgacggagatggtggtggtgggtttggtttgattatcaattgaAGATCTCTCTCTCAATCTCGCATCTCTATTGAATCTCTTTTTCTGACTCTGAAATGGTGGTGGCGGTGCTGGTTATGATATTGACGGCGGAGATAGCGTtggcggtgatggtggtgggaTCGATGATGAAGATAGTGGTGGTGGCGTTGTCTGGAAAGAGAGAACAAATAATAGTTTTGGATCTGGAATGAAAGGGAAGATATTGATATTCGATAGACAAGAGGGTACGTTTGGAAGAAATAAAAACTTTAATGGACCCCTGATGAGCTTGTGGTTAGAAAGGAATATATTTAttatgtgataaggatatttgtgaagTCCATCAAAcaagggacaataattcaatttccacttAATCTAAAGTCATTACAAATTGCAAAATATAAGAATATCAAACGACTTACAAAATATAAGAATATCAAATGACTTATTCACTCACATATAAGGTGTGTGAAGAAACCAACCACTAATTCATAGTATAGAGTCGCGATCGCCTGTCGTAAGTGAGTTATCCAAAATATACTCACGTGGTCCCTTGCTGACGTATAAGAAAAAGTCCAGCGTCAATACTACGCAGGGCATCTACGGACAGCATCTAAAGAATACACGGAATTGACAATAAACACATGAAAACCGTTGATTTAATGAATCACACGAAGTGGGTTAGGTGAATGTATATCGAGGGACCATTTAAAAATATAATAAGTCGGCAAACACTTTGCAAAGTCTCTACCACCGCCCCGAAATCTTATCTCTTAAAATTTTTCTTCTCTCTCGTCTCGTTTCTCTCTGGTCTAGTTTTTCTTTTGCTCAGGTCCTAGATTTCTCCGATTTAGGGTTTCTTCTTCGAACTTCTTGGAACCCTTGTTTCGGATCAGGTATATTTCTTCCTTCTCTATTGTTACGATCTTGTTCTTGATTGCGATCTTTGATGGAATAATAAGATCTTAGATGGAAACAATATTTAGGTTTATGTTGATCCACTTTGTTTTGTATGATTGAGTATTGATTTGAGCTGTGATTGAGCTTTGTTAATATTTATCTTTGTTTTATTGTTCTTGTTTCTGAGATCTGGTATGAATATATGATgtgttttttttgatctttgtgattaaaattacgATCTTTACCCAATAGTTACGGGTTAACTACATATTCTTGATTGAAACGATGCTTGATCTGTTATTGATGTTTCTCAGATTTAGGGTTTCTCCTTATGGTCTCGTTGCTATTCCTTATTTATTGCCATTTGATTCTGTCAGATGTTTTGTTTATTTACCATGTTACATGGTTGTGTAGTATGATTTGTATTCGAGCTGTAATTTAATTCAGTTATCGTTTAGAAGAGTATTTTAGTGGGCGATTGTCTACCAATGTACCTGCCACTTGCTATAAGTTATGTATCTCTGTTCAAATTGCCTGGGTAACGTTCTTCAGATAACGTAACTCCTATCATATAGGATCGTGTATTTTGTACACATCTGTTCTGTCTTCTATCTGACATATCTGTTCTGTCTGTTCTAATTGGAAATAAGATTGATCACTGTTGATAAATTCCAGGGTGTGATGTGTTCATTATTTTTGTTGGTAGGTAATCATATGTGGTTTGATTATGTCTACGCGAGTTCTTTTGTAtttcttttgtatttcttttGTACTAATTGGAAATGTTTTATTCACTTACTGATATATTGCAGTGAAAATATATCCCACCCACCATGGGCTGTTAGATTGCAGTGAAAATATATCCTGTTACTCAGAGTTGTCAGTTGAAACCACAAATTTGTTAACTTGATCGTTCAGTTGTGCATTTTAATCCGTTCAACTCGCATTTTTCATTCAGTTTTTTGATGGAATATAAAGTGAATTTGTTTCTGGTATGATTTGTTTGTGAGCATCTGCTATTGTGGTGGCATATGATCCCTGGAGATCAGAATTTGTTAAATAGGCCTATGATTTGGGATGTACTTTGATCTTTCATAGCAATCTTAAATAGTTTTCTGTAGTGAGAAACTGATCAATTGTTCTCTGATTTATGTTATTAGATCTGCAGCCAAAGCAAAGAGAAGCTACCGTTTGCGTTACTATATAACAACCAAGGTTCATGTCTGAACTCGACACCCAAATTCCTTCTGCCTTCGATCCATTCGCTGATGCAAATGCTGAGGATTCAAGTGCTGGGACAAAAGAGTACGTTCACGTGCGGATTCAGCAGAGGAATGGTAGAAAAAGCTTGACAACTGTGCAAGGCTTGAAAAAGGAATTTAGCTACAACAAGATTCTTAAAGACCTCAAGAAGGAATTCTGCTGCAATGGGACTGTTGTCCAAGACCCAGAGTTAGGCCAAGTCATTCAACTCCAAGGTGATCAACGCAAGAATGTATCAACCTTCCTAGTGACGGTAATTTCCGCTCCCTGCTTCATGTCACATTTGTTCGCAACAAGCTTATtttttatcttatgtttgtttaaaACTAATTTTGGCAATTTTGTACAGGCTGGGATTGTGAAAAAAGAGAGCATCAAAATTCATGGTTTCTGAGCTGCCACAATTTGGTCAGCTCTTGGCAGTTTGGGTTATATAATACAGTGCTGCAGATCCAAACCCACACTTCAAAACTCTTCTCGTTTGC encodes:
- the LOC113348638 gene encoding protein translation factor SUI1 homolog 1, with the translated sequence MSELDTQIPSAFDPFADANAEDSSAGTKEYVHVRIQQRNGRKSLTTVQGLKKEFSYNKILKDLKKEFCCNGTVVQDPELGQVIQLQGDQRKNVSTFLVTAGIVKKESIKIHGF